AACTCTTCCTGGACCCTGGGCATAGCCTCTCAGGTCCTTTGGACGTGTCACCGTGTCCTTAGGGTTTCCCTGGACGACCGCAGGTTTCCGTCAGGTGGGGCTAGTGTCCCCAGAATACGCAGGAGCCTGGCACATGCCTGGGGAAGCTGGTAAGTGCCCGCGGAAAGGTCATGCTTCCATTTTTAGCTGCAAACACTGCTTCCCTGGGACCTGGTCTGGGActgagtggggttttttttttttttctttgtttgttttgtttttttctttttttctaatgtttattttttatttttgacagagagagagacagagcatgagcgggggagggggagacacacacacacacacacacacacacacacacacacagtatctgaaacaggctccgagctgtcagcagagagcctgacgcggggcttgaactcacggacagcaagatcatgacctgagctgaggtcggacgctcaaccgactgagccacccaggcgcccatgtgttgtttttttcttaagtaagctcTGCCCTCAAAGTGGGGCTTTGAAGACCCTGacgtcaagagtcgcatgctttactgATTCTTGACAATGTTTTGCTGATTCTATTGCAGCTGTATTGCCAAGACACATAGCCCAGAAATAGTCTAAGGGCCTCcagactgaggctcaggaatCACCATAGTCTGTCAGCGGAGTGACAGAGTGAACTGTCGGGACAGGGACAGCGCTGTGCCTCCAGGAAGCCAGGCACAAGCCACCCTCCGAACCTGAGTGGTTTTTCCTCAATCAGTTTTCCTGGTGCGCATTCAGGACAAGGATGCCACCCAGTAAGAAACAGGAGAGCCGGGCGGGGCTCACACAGCCCGGGGGCCCTGGCAGACAAGCCAGCACTTGGCCTGTGGACCACGGCCCTCTCATGCCCCCACCGGCACCGTCTGCCCTCTGTCCCCTGACCCCCACACCTCCCAGGAGATGAATCCAGCCCGAGGACAGACTCGGGGCCGACCTGGGAAGAGCTGGGTGGAAGGACAGGTGAGGAAAGGCAAAAGGGCTGTTCACGACTCCCAAATCTGACGACCGAAgtctgagaggagagaggaagatgggAGGAAATGCAGGGTGTGCATTTGCACATCTTCCTaacaggagaggtgggtgggtgaccCAGGGACTCGGGCGGAGACCTGACGCCTTCAAGGGAGCCGGGAGGAGGGTCTGAGAGAACCAGAGCAAACCCACAAAAGCACAGGGGCGGCGGGAGGTGCCGGAGACATACGTGTGCGGGTCCTCCAGGGCCCCCACCCTTcgctctatgtgtgtgtgtgtgtgtgtgtgtgagtgtgtacgaTGGTTAAAAACCTTGGTGAATATGGCTTACGTGTCTTCTTAGGGTGAGGAGGGCCATGGGGACAGCGCTCCCCTTGCTGGCTGCGGGTGGAGGCCATACCACCTCCTGGGTGGGGTCCGGGGCTCGCTTTTGGGATCCAGGTGCGTGCACACAGCGGGGAGCAGACAGGGTGCTGAGGGCAGGCATGGACGCATCCACAAAGGAACAAGGACAGAAGCGGTTTCAGTCAATGACAGCACCTTTCGCATATCAATTCATCTGCTTATTCGAGAAAGGTAAACGTCCACTACATTGCGGGAAGGTTCTGGGGACTTGGACTTAGAGCAATGAGCCAACCTAGTTCCTGCTCGCATGGGGCTGACTGGAGCAGGGAGGGGTTCACTGAGGAATTCTGGTGACAGCCATGTGGTCACCCTGCGATCAGCGGGCTCGTCCAGCAGCTTAGGACCAAGCCAAGCGAGGCCCGCGGTGGAGGGGCTATGCCCGAGCCACCCCGGATAAGCAAGCCTCCGTTCCCTTGGCCTCTCCTTAGATTTCCCATCTGTCCCATGGGTGTGTAGGGAAACAAGCCCCTCGATTTGTCCGTGAACTCGGTCTCGACTCTTCCGGGCAGATGAGGAAGAACTTCCTGGTGGTCGGTCTCCCCACTGGTGACTCCAGGAGAGGGGTTGACGTCACCAAGGGGATGGGGCGGCACCCCCGGGGGAATGGCTAGGGATCCTTTTCTGGTTAGCGGCCAAGCTGGACCGGGAACCCTGGCCTCCAAACTCCGTCCTCGACCTCCCTACCACCCAGATCCTCCCGCTCGATCCCTGGCTGTGACCTCCGCCTGAGATCCCGGAGGAGGCCCGGGAATGTCTCCCAGGAAGGAGGGGCTACGTGGTCGAGCATGTCTTAGAACCCTGGAAGGAGCAGGAAGACAGGGCTCCCCAGACCTTCATCTCCAAGGGCAGGTGGAGGCAGGGCCTCTAGCCCAGTGAGTGCATGCACCTCCCTTTTGTTACCGGAGGGCAGAACCTTCTGTCTGGAGCAAGGGCCAGCGTTTTCCCGGGAGCCCAGCAGACGGCTCTGGAGAGCTCAGGGTAGACCCAGACATCCGTGTCAGGCCCCGCGGGGCCTCGGTACCGGGACTGGGCGACAACAGGAGACGTGTCTCTGTGGACAGATGCCAGGTCTCAGGCCACCTGCCACGGGCCCTGCCCTCGACgttctgggtgaccttggacaaaacCTCGGTGTTCCCTGCTATAAAAAGAAGCGATGGGTTCCTCATGGGCTCGTCAAGCTGTGCTTCTGGGATTGGGGGTCGGGCCTCTAGGGGGCCGTGGACGTTCGGGGAGTCCACGCCTCATCCCGGTGTCGCCCTGAGCAGCTCTGTCCTGTGTTTGCCACACAGGGCTTCTGCCTTAGGTACCGTCGGGACAGCGTACGCCCGCCCCCATATAGCTGAGGTTTAAAACCGTAAGGGCAGGTGAGCCCTGGGCCAAGTCTGTCCCTCCGGGTCTCTGCTCCTCTGTTCCTTGTTGTCCTGTGCGCTCAGGGGGGACCAGTGGGTATGCAGTCTGGTTGCTCAGTCTTCGGGAGTCCAGCTGAACCTGCAGGTCATTCTTTTACCAAATCCCATCGTCCCGCACTCGCTAAGTCCAGGCCTCGACCCACAGCCCCCATCCTGTCCCTGATCCCACGCTGGTCATGGGGAGCAAATCTGCAAGCTCTTCTGAGACCAGCAGGCCGGGACCCCAGGAGCAGacccagggagaggagagggctgcCCCTGCATCCAGCAGAGGAGCTGAGGGTGGGGCAAGGGGCCCAGACCCACATGTGAACGAGGGCATGTTCGGAGGGGCCTGTGTGCCCAGCAGGCTCACCCTGGGCTGGAGAGAAGGCCTTGCCCTTTGGAGAAGGCTGGGAGGGACGAAGGTCCAGCCTCCCTCATCCACTGTGGGGGTTGGGGCCGCCTTGCCGTTCAGGCTCCACAGGCTGGGACCTGGGGCAGGTGGTCTGGACCTTCTGGACTCGTGCTTCCTTGCAGGCACATGTGCAGAGGCCTCCCTCCAGACTCGCTAGAGGGGACACAGCACAGGAAGATTCAGACCCTGCAAAGGAAGATGCCACGTGGGGGACCCCGTAGAGTCGTGCTCACTGAAGAGGTCACAGTGCTCGGCACATGGCAGGCACCTGAGATCCCCGGCTGAattagggaaggagggagggagtgaaacCACAGTAGCGGGGTCCACACCAGGTCAGGTCAGAGGGTGTCACAACTCGGGCTCTGGAAGGGGGCACGGGACACGTCCGTCTGTCCCTCCAGCGCTGACCTTCCTCCACGTGGGACCTGCTGACCTCCTGGATCATGTCTACCTCCTCTGCAAACAACGCTGAGTGTTCCCAGAAGGGGGACAGCGGGCAGGGGCCAAAGAGGGGCTACCGGAATCCTGTGCCCTGGGGGACTCTGGGACAGCCTTCCAGGTGGCCCTTTATGTCCTCCAGGCACCAGGCCACGATTCCACCTCATGTCTCAGGGAATGTGCCAATCCCTCTAGAAGGCCCATTACATCCCCATGTCACAGATGGGGACACCGAGGCTAATAGCACAGCCTGGGTCACAAGTAAGACGAGCTGGGTCAGGAAGCCCATCTCCTTGACTTTGGATTGTCCTACCCGCAGGCATGCATCTTGGTGTCCTGGGGCTCGGGGTCCCTCTTCCTGGGGAACCCCACCACCTGCCGAGGCCCCCCGCCACCCACTGAACTCAGGGGAGCAGAGCTGACCAACCTGCCtggggccccacatggggctggggaagggccgACCCCGGGCTCTGGGGGATCTCCCAGTACTGGGCCAGCTAGTCCCCTGAAGGACGAGGACTTCTCGCTGGGGATCGGCTGGGGCCTCGGCTTCCTCACGTTGTCACCTGGGCTGCCGGTCCCCAGACCAGAAACCTGCCCGTCTGAAGGTGACCACTGCTGCCTCCCTCTGGTCTCACTTGCCTGAGTCCCTCCCAGGGACCACCCCGCATCTCTGACGCCTGCTACCATGGGGGTTGCCTCCCCTTGGACTGGGACGGGTCTGGCCTCCATTCCGGGGAACACACTGGCTTTGGAGCATTATTTGGCCCAGAGGCCCGTGAACCATTCAGGCCCTGGGACTTGAGGGATGCTCTCCCCCCTGCGGTGTGACCGTCCAGCCTTCTGCATCTCCCAGTTTCTGTTTGGGCTACGGGAGGACCGGCCATGTTCTCTCGTGTGTCAGGCTGTGGTGTCACGGCACAACAGGGGTCTCCACCCTGAGACCGTGCCCATTGTCACCGAAGGGGCCTCTTTTTCCCCACCtaatctttaatccattgtgaTTTCAAGGTCAAAGGAGAAAAAGTCTATTTCAAATGACCACAAGTACGAAAATGAATCTGTCCCATATGAAAAGTCGGTGCAGACCCACAGGTATCTCTGGCGAGATTCCACTTGAAGGAAACCTCCAGAGTAGGTAACGAAACACGGAGAGAAAGCAGACTGGGGGTTCCCAGGGGCTGGCGGGGGCACGAATGGGGAATGAGGGCTCCGGGTACACGGTGACCCTTGGGGACCGAGATATTCTGCAACAAAATTCTGTGGCGTGGTTCACAGCATCGTGAGCGTACCCAGTGCTCAGGAATTGCACAacgtaaaataaacaaaatttttattgaagattaatataaattataactaATGAACAAATAACAgctaaaaagtagaagagaaaaaggataagggagaagaggaagagacattttGGTGGGGATCGGGGTCAGGGATTggagaataaatttgaaataaaatataataaacaaaaaataaaataaaataaaaaaagcaccCTGTATAGGTCTTCAATCCCTTGATTTTTGGCCAACATCCATGTGGGAGCAAGGACagtggcaggggcggggagaagggcgATGGCAGGAACAGTGTTGGGAGCAGAAGCGGGAACAGTGGAACCAGCAGAAGCAGGACCCAGCTGACTGCTCAGGTGCCCGCTGTCCCCGCACAGGTCCCAGGTCACCTGCTGGCTCTCCGGCCCCTGCAGGAGTCGCCCCAGactccacccctgcctgcagaGACGCCGAGGACCCCGATGCCGTTGGGCCGGGCTCTGGAGCCACACcggcttctgctcctgccccggaCTCTTGAGAAGGAAGCAGAGTGATGGTTGCGGCGGCTCCAAGGCCTCAGGGTGAGAGGAAGGAAGTTCCCcccgccacccacccacccagcgcCGGCCTCTCCAGGGGCCTTTGCAGACACACAACTCAACCCAGAGCCGCCCCGAGAAGCCGCGGCCAGGAACCCACACCAGGACCTCTGCCCCCCTGCAGTCTGCAGCTGGGGCTCTCAGTCTCTGCTCCTGGCCCCACGCCAGCCCCcgggggctcctccctgggtggcccagcaccGCCTGGGCCCCGTGCACCCCCAtcgcccacccccagccttctcACCCTCAGGCTCTGACTCCGGGGACTCAAAGTACTGGTCCCAGGACAGGTGAACGAGGACCTTACAGCGGAGCCGGGGCGCGGAAGGCCTTCCCAGGCCAACTCCAGGCCCTGCTTCCCAAAACCTCAGTGCAGTCACTCTCTCCACGGGTCCAGGGTGGCCCTCCTGGGCGATGGGGCACACACACAACTCTGTAGGGCAGGTGTATCGGGATTCCACCAATCGTTTCCCGATGTCATCGGTTGATTTCTGTAAAGACAGTGACCCGCAGACAGCCCGGAGACATCACAGCCCTGCCTGGCCAACTCAGTgtccttctgccctctccccctgcaGCTCTCAGATTGGACACAGACCTGAGTGTGCACAGATCTGCACCCGGAGCACAGTGACATCCACCTACAGGGCTTGGGATGAACATCGGGGACAAGAGGGCCACCCCAGCACACCCTGTCCCTCCTAGCCAGCCTTGACCTGGGGTGTGAGCATGACCCGCCCACCAGGCATCTGACCCCTTCATCAGCCTGCACCTGCTCAGGTGGGCCCTCCACACATGACCCCTCCttccacgcacacacacacacacacacacacacaaacgggAGGGGACCTAGGGCCCCACAAGTCAGATCAGAGCGGTATCGGGCTGGACCGGCtgtctctgggtctccctgtgtTACCTTTGGGTCCCTACGAGCTAGAGACCTGAGGCGTCCTGTGTACGACCTGACCCACTGTCTCCAGGGTCGGGAAGGGTCGCGGCCGCGGGCTCCCCTGAGCCGGCAGCTGCGGGACAAGGGCACACAACAGGAGAACATGTTCGTCAGGCGAAGGTGTCCCAACGAATGAGCCCAGTCGGGCGCTGTCTCCAGAACGTGGGTGCCTGGTGacccgggttgtgagttcaattgGGCTCTGTGACCAGGGAGGTGAGGTCACTTCCTGGGGTCCCCTTACCCGGCTTCCTGCTCCTACAAGAGCCCCTCCCAGGCTGCAaagggctcccctccaccccatgccCTGTCCCTACAGGGACACCAACACAGCCCAGACACATCCCTGCAAGGCCTTGTGCAGCCGGTGCCGTGATTTTTGGCCAAAGAGCAGGGTTCAGACCTGGGTTTTCCTCCTGACCAGTGCTAGGACCCTGCACTGTACCTCCCGGGGCCCCTGGTCACCCATCTGCACACTGGGGTCCTTGTGGCATCTACTTGTAGGGGCGCCATCAGGGAGCCACCTGTAGACACGTCCCGTGCCTGCTATCCCATGAGGCTCGTGGGCACACGTGGCCgtggaaggatgaggaaggggtGGGCCTGGCACGGAACACACACATGCGGGCCTGGGTCCTCTCCGGGTCCAGGCACAGCCACCCCTCCTGCATGGGTCCCGGGCCCGGGGGAAGGTGGAGGTGAACTCGTTCAGACCCTGTGCCCACCAGACATGCACGCCCGGGGCTCCATTACATCTGGGCTCGGGTCCCATTGCCTGGTCTGGGCCTATGAGCTGGGCGGTCCCCACTGTGGCTCCCCGCCTTCCCGGTTCCTGGTCCCAAGTGCCTctgtcaccccctcccctcccgggtgGACGGCCCATGTGACCGGGTTCTAAGGGCTAGAATATGATGACTGGGTTTCATTTCTGGGCCGATTCATGGAAtttctggtttcctctctcctgggtcattctctgtctctgcctcggactctgtgtctctctttgtgtctcgCAGGAGCAGGGCCTGTGGGCTCCAGGGTCCAGGTCACAACCCTCAGAAGCCTCCCTTGTGGCCCGTGTCCCTCCCCCGACCCGGTGCTCAGCTCCCTCATGAGGCCTCCTCGCCCCAGCCGGGGCACTGCCTGTGGAACCACTTCCTAATGAGGACCCAAGGCTCCAACAAGGAGGGTCTTGACCTCGGTCCCCACACCAGGGTCCATGCTCGGCCACGTGCTGCATACCCAGGTCCTCTGTCTTCCAAgcccccaggctgccctctgcTCAGAAGGACCCTGAGGGAGTAGGAAGCATTTTCCcaggaggggagaacagagggCCAAGGATGAAGATCTTAGGACACAGACTCATCTATGAGCCTGTGGGACCCTTGGGACACTGTCTACACAGCCCAGTTTaggaggaggaagctgagtcCTTCTGTGCTGTAGCCCCGTCCACACTTCCTAGCTCCAGGGGCCCAGCATGGTACACACAGGACCCCAGACCCCGTCTTCCCTAGTTCTTGCCAATCCTCCTGGACACCTTGGGGACCTTGTGACCCTCAGCCGGCACATCTGCCCTCCCTATGTGGTGGGTCCCGGGCTATTGCCAGGAATCCTGATGTCCCTGCCCCATGGCCCCACTGCCtccagcctttcttttctttctcccgtGTTACCCAACCCCTCCCAGTGTGGACTCCCCTCTGATCTCCAGTTGGACagtcagaatgtgtgtgtgtgtgtgtgtgtgtgtgtgtgtgtgtgtgtgcacgcgtttCTGGAGACGCCCAGAGGTCACAGCCTCACAGGGACGGGGTGGATAGGGACCCCCGAACATCAGGGGCTCTCATTCCCAGGGGGAACCCCATGTGGGGGTAGAGGCTGGCCTAGGACTGGAGACCAGCCCTGCGCCTTGGACCCTGCACACCTGTCTTGTCCTGGGCCAGTCCTTGCCTCTTCTCAGGGTCCCTCTGTCCCTGGGGGTCAGACGGGGAAGTGCATCAGTGTGGCCACGGCCCAGGCTTGCCCCAGGGGTAGGTGGAGGGGAGGTGCCCCGGGTATGcaggcctccctccccagggccgGCTGGGTCGTGGGGTGGCCAGGTGTGCCCAGGGACCTGCACCCAGCACCTGTAGATGATCCAGACGGTCCGGTGATGTGCATGAGTCCAACCGCTCCCCACCTGGCTGGTCCCCCATATTCCCACCTCCACCAACTGCTCTGGGAACCAAACCTCTCCTCGGCCCCAGAACCATGCCCGCCCCTGCCAGGCAGGCCTCAGGGTGCGAGGCAAGGTGGGTTGGACATCTGGGGACACGATGACCAGTGACTACACCCACCTCACCCAGCTGGCCTGGACCGCAGACTCCTCCCCAGGGTCCAGGTGCATGGACCCTGGGGCATGGCTGGGCCAGGGCTCCTGGAGGCAGCAGTGGAGGCTGACTCAGGGCAGGGAGAAGTCGGTCTGCCCCttgcccttctcctttcctccttccgcCTTGTCTTCCTGGCAGGACGTTGGACACGGGTCCAGCCTGTGCCTGGCTGCAGCCCCGTGAGCAGTCAGAGGGTGGCAAGCTGCCCGGGGAGGCCGGGGGCCACCTCCAGGATGACCAAGTGTCAGGGGGCTACTGTAACTGGCCATCCCCCGGGCACTCAGTGATTTCAGCCCTTTGTATACATGAGCCGTGACCCCGGGACCGGGTCCCGGCCCCCTCTTCATCCCACGAGGCCCGCATCCTTCCCAGCCGAGGCCCCGTCGGTGGCCggctctccctccagccccaagAACTCCGTGGCTCCAGAGGCTCTACATCTTTCGCGGCTGGAGCCCGAGCAGCCATCAGGGGCCTGGATCCGGGCCCTGGAGCCCCTCAGGGAGGACAGGTGAGACCgggcaggagccaggagagggcCGAGTAGAGGCTCCTTGAGGTCATGGCCTCCTGCTCAGCACAGACCCAAGTGTGTGCTGATCCCTAGGGCACCTGGACCCCAGCTGCCGGGCAGGCTCGGGGACAGAGTCCACAATGTGGCTCCTGGTAGCTCACAGGTGTCCCTGTGCCCTGTAGCTACACCTGTCCTACCAGCTGGACTCCCTCCTGGTCGGCCAGCAATATCTGTGGCCAAAAGGAACAGGTCACCGTCAAGGTCTGGGAAGAATGAGTGGCCAGGCAGAAGGGGAAGGCTCGCCCTCGGCTCAGGGGGTCCCTGCCGGGCCGGCAGGGGCTCCGGAGGTGGTATTCCAGCGCTCTGCTGACCAGCCCTGTGCCCAGAAAcacctgcctcccttctctgggcctcactctcctgctctgtgaaatgggtgatgCAGGGCGATCACTCCCATGGCAGGAACAAGGCAGGTACCGGTGATGGATGGAGCACCCGTACAGGGCCCGGCTCGCAGACcgcagtggggaaggggagaggggacgCCAGTGAGGCCCCGCCCCCAAAGCCATCCAGCCTTTCCATCCAGCCACCAGGGCCTGGCATGGCCGCAGGAGCGGTGGCCGACCAGACTCCGGACACAGGTCACTGTGGCCTCTTTCTCAGCAGTGGGGACCCGGGGGGCGGGGACACCCAGGGTGCAGGGGTGCTCGGGGCAGCTCCTCCCttggagggaaagagaacaaTGGAGACGTTCTCTGGGGTCCCCCCAGGCCAGGAGAAACGGGAGGAGCGCTCCCCCAGCCCAGAGAGCTCTTCCCCGTGACTGTTTCCCTGGCGATGGTAGGGGGTCAGCGGGTTATACTGGCTGTAAACAGTGAGTCTACACTTGAATGTGTGAGCCCCCGAATTCACCATATACACTGAAAGGAGGTTTCACAGAAAACTCGGCAGGAACTTGCTTCGGCAGCTTGTGAGTCTCAATTTGGAGCCCTGTCCTTCCCAGAGACCCCAGGGCCTGGACTGTCCTCCCAGTCCCCCCAGAGACCCCAGGGCCCGTGCTGTCCTCCCAGTCCCCGCCAGAGACCCCAGGGCCCGGGCTGTCCTCCCAGTTCCCCCAGAGACCCCAGGGCCCGGGCTGTCCTCCCGGTCCTTCCCAGAGACATCGGGCTTCAGCTCAGCCTCAGCCGCCACACGCCCCGGGGCAGCCTTGGGCCCTCACGAACTCTGTCTCTCAGGGTCCGCAAGCACAACTCCTCACTGCCCCTGTCCCCCCAGCCGGCGGGCGACACCGCATCACCGGTGCCGGCCTGGACGTGACGATCAGCAGCTTGGACGAGAGCATCCGCCGAGCTGGCAGGGGCACGTCCCTTGGTCCCCTCTCCGAGACCTCTCCGGGTACGGACCTCACTTGAACAACGCCTCTGACAGGAGACCATCTCTGGACCTGCCGGGGAATCCAGCCCCGGGAGGAGGCGGCGACCTGCTCTGCTctacagaggaggagactgaggcaacATCATCCTCCCAGGCCGGTGCCTGGGAATCCACGCTTGCCTGGGGGCAAATACCAAGCCCGAGAGCTCCCTCCACATCTAGGATGCCGTGGCTCTGAATACACTGCCTGGTCTCCGTCCCCGAGCCCGGCCAGAAGCTGGGGTCCAGGTGCCCTAGGGGTCGGCACACACCAGGGTCTGGGCTGAGCAGGAGGCCATGACCTCAAGGAGACTCCACTCGGACCTCTCCTGTGTTCCGTGCCAGGCCCACACTTCCTCATCCTTCCACGGCCACGTGTGCCCACGAGCCTCATGGGATAGCAGGCACGGGACGTGTCTACAGGTGGCTCCCTGATGGCGCCCCTACAAGTAGATGCCACAAGGACCCCACTGTGCAGACGGGGAGACCGGGGGGCCCCGGGAGGCACAGGGTCTGAGCGGGTCCCAGCACTGGTCAGGGGGAAAACCCAGGTCTGAACCCAGCCCTGTGGCCCCAAAGCCGTGGCACCGGCCGCACCAGGCCTCGCGGGGACGTGTCTGGGCTGTGTTGGTGTCACTGTAGGGACAGggcatggggtggaggggagcccttTGCAGCCTGGGAGGGGCTCTTGTAGGAGCAGGAAGCCGGGTAAGGGGACCCCAGGAAGTGACCTCACCTCTCTGCTCACAGAGGCCAATGGAACTCACAACCCGGGTCACCAGGCATTCTGGAGACAGCGCCGGACTGGGCTCATTCGTTGGGACACCTTCGCCTGACGAACATGTTCTCCTGTTGTGTGCCCGTGTCCCGCAGCTGCCGGCTCAGGGGAGCCCGCGGCCGCGACCCTTCCCGACCCTGGAGACAGTGGGTCAGGTCGTGCACAGGACGCCTCAGGTCTCTAGCTTGCAGGGACCCAAAGGTAacacagggagacccagagacaTCCAGTCCAGCCCGACACTGCTCTGATCTGACCTGTGCGGCCCCATgtcccccgtgtgtgtgtgtgtgtgtgtgtgtgcgcgaggAAGGAGGGGTCATGTGTGGAGGGCCCACCTGAGCAGGTGCAGGCTGATGAAGGGGTCAGATGCCTGGTGGGTGGGTCAGGCTCACACCCCCGTCAAGGCTGAACGGCAGGGACAGGGTGTGCTGGGGTGGCCCTCTTGTCCCCAAGGTTCATCCAGAGCCCTGCTGGTGGATGTCACTGTGTCCCAGGCGCAGGGCTGTGCACACTCAGGTCTGTGTCCGATCTGAGAGCtgcagggggagagggcagaaggacACTGAGGATGGCCGGGCGAGGATGTGATGTCTTGGGGCCGTCCGTGGGTCACTGTCTTTACAGA
Above is a window of Panthera tigris isolate Pti1 chromosome D4, P.tigris_Pti1_mat1.1, whole genome shotgun sequence DNA encoding:
- the LOC122233058 gene encoding uncharacterized protein LOC122233058 isoform X2, which translates into the protein MFSCCVPLSRSCRLRGARGRDPSRPWRQWVRSYTGRLRSLARRDPKKSTDDIGKRLVESRYTCPTELCVCPIAQEGHPGPVERVTALRFWEAGPGVGLGRPSAPRLRCKVLVHLSWDQYFESPESEPEESGAGAEAGVAPEPGPTASGSSASLQAGVESGATPAGAGEPAGDLGPVRGQRAPEQSAGSCFCWFHCSRFCSQHCSCHRPSPRPCHCPCSHMDVGQKSRD
- the LOC122233058 gene encoding uncharacterized protein LOC122233058 isoform X4, giving the protein MSLCSGCRSVHTQKSTDDIGKRLVESRYTCPTELCVCPIAQEGHPGPVERVTALRFWEAGPGVGLGRPSAPRLRCKVLVHLSWDQYFESPESEPEESGAGAEAGVAPEPGPTASGSSASLQAGVESGATPAGAGEPAGDLGPVRGQRAPEQSAGSCFCWFHCSRFCSQHCSCHRPSPRPCHCPCSHMDVGQKSRD
- the LOC122233058 gene encoding uncharacterized protein LOC122233058 isoform X3; translated protein: MFSCCVPVFRACRLRRASGRDASRPWRQWVRSCTGRLRSLARRDPKKSTDDIGKRLVESRYTCPTELCVCPIAQEGHPGPVERVTALRFWEAGPGVGLGRPSAPRLRCKVLVHLSWDQYFESPESEPEESGAGAEAGVAPEPGPTASGSSASLQAGVESGATPAGAGEPAGDLGPVRGQRAPEQSAGSCFCWFHCSRFCSQHCSCHRPSPRPCHCPCSHMDVGQKSRD